From Nicotiana tabacum cultivar K326 chromosome 22, ASM71507v2, whole genome shotgun sequence, one genomic window encodes:
- the LOC142176037 gene encoding uncharacterized protein LOC142176037 yields MAEVDNEAPEKLSHNHPLLLNSNDNSGAILISLQLRGPENYSVWSRAMRIAILGRNKLGFIDGTCRRGKFGPNLVDLWNRCNAIVLSWIMNCVSPELSPELLSEIVYSSNTSAVWNDLKERFDKADLSRIFQIHKNIATINQGTSSISSYFSKLRHLWAEFDSLAPIPGCDCEKSREFVVFMKRLKLLQLFMGLNESHEQAKSQLLMMIPAPSVNKAYSMMMERESQRAIAHTSVPGHTRENCFKLVGYPADFKHKKKENTFPTANFAGNTGDSGTLMPINGSHDVFSAANFAVNEEATSSAKSATTGIFAFLSSIVDDRWIIDTGATNHLVGSSKLLTKLDKESSLKGPLQWAGKQSKLSFLISTTSSNKPFQLVHGNVWGPYRVPKHDGKRYFLILVDDFSRYTWIFLLNNKAETFVTVKQFLALVKNMFNSNVQTLRTYNDYEFFNSQFDELIKENGIVHQSSCVYTPQQNGVVKRKHISILNVARSLRFQGVVPLKFWGECVDTAVYLLNRLPSATLHYKSSFQMLHSHPPNLDHLKTFDYLAYASNPNITNKMLPTAIPAALMGVFLYSKRIQTL; encoded by the exons ATGGCGGAAGTTGATAATGAAGCTCCTGAGAAACTAAGTCACAATCATCCCCTGCTTTTGAACTCAAATGACAATTCTGGTGCAATCCTGATCTCGCTGCAACTGCGAGGTCCAGAAAACTACTCGGTGTGGAGTCGAGCAATGAGAATTGCTATTTTAGGTCGGAACAAGTTAGGGTTCATCGACGGTACCTGTAGGCGAGGAAAGTTTGGTCCAAATTTGGTAGATCTATGGAACAGATGCAACGCCATAGTGCTGTCATGGATAATGAATTGTGTATCGCCTGAATTATCGCCTGAATTACTTAGTGAAATTGTTTACTCCTCAAATACGAGTGCTGTGTGGAATGACCTAAAAGAGAGGTTTGATAAAGCTGATCTATCTAGAATTTTCCAGATCCATAAGAACATTGCTACAATTAATCAAGGTACTAGCTCGATCTCTTCTTATTTCTCAAAATTGAGACACCTGTGGGCAGAGTTTGATAGTCTAGCCCCAATTCCTGGATGTGACTGTGAGAAATCACGTGAATTTGTTGTGTTTATGAAAAGGCTGAAACTCTTACAGCTCTTTATGGGGCTAAATGAGTCTCATGAGCAAGCTAAAAGCCAACTGCTCATGATGATACCAGCTCCCTCTGTTAACAAGGCCTACTCTATGATGATGGAGAGGGAAAGCCAGAGGGCAATTGCACACACAAGTGTTCCT GGGCATACCAGAGAGAATTGTTTCAAATTAGTTGGTTACCCTGCTGATTTTAAgcataagaagaaagaaaatacatttcCTACAGCTAACTTTGCAGGAAACACTGGTGATTCAGGAACACTAATGCCTATTAATGGAAGTCATGATGTATTTTCAGCAGCTAACTTTGCAG TAAATGAAGAAGCTACAAGCTCTGCTAAATCAGCAACAACAGGTATATTTGCTTTCCTATCCAGTATAGTCGATGATAGGTGGATAATTGATACTGGAGCTACTAACCATTTGGTAGGAAGTTCTAAGCTGTTGACTAAATTAGACAAGGAGTCTAGTTTGAAAG GACCTCTTCAGTGGGCAG GGAAACAATCTAAACTTTCATTTCTTATTAGCACTACTAGTTCAAATAAGCCTTTTCAGCTTGTGCATGGAAATGTATGGGGTCCTTATAGAGTACCTAAACATGATGGGAAGAGATATTTTCTAATATTGGTGGATGATTTTTCTAGGTATACTTGGATTTTTTTGTTAAACAATAAAGCTGAAACTTTTGTCACTGTGAAGCAGTTTTTAGCTTTAGTGAAGAATATGTTCAATTCTAATGTTCAAACATTAAGAACATACAATGACTATGAGTTTTTTAATTCTCAGTTTGATGAGTTGATCAAAGAAAATGGCATTGTGCACCAAAGCTCTTGTGTTTAtacacctcagcaaaatggtgtaGTAAAGAGGAAACACATATCTATTCTAAATGTAGCTAGATCCTTAAGGTTTCAAGGAGTTGTGCCTCTGAAGTTTTGGGGAGAGTGTGTTGATACTGCTGTTTATCTGCTTAACAGGTTACCTTCTGCCACCCTACATTATAAATCTTCTTTTCAAATGCTGCACTCACACCCTCCTAACCTTGATCATTTAAAAACCTTTGATTATCTTGCCTATGCATCAAACCCCAATATCACTAATAAGATGTTACCTACAGCCATTCCTGCTGCCTTAATGGGGGTATTCCTCTACTCAAAAAGGATACAAACTTTATGA